A region of the Myxococcales bacterium genome:
TGGTTCGCGAGTCTCAGAATGCCGACTTTCGCATGGAGATCTTCAACGCCGACGGTTCCCAGGTGGAAATGTGCGCGAACGGCATTCGCGCCTTCTACAAGTATTTGCGCGATCACGGTCATACCGACGCCGACGAGATCAGCGTCGAAACCCTCTCGGGCGTGGTTCGCCCACGCTGGGCGGGTGAGGGCATGGTCCGGGTGGACATGGGCTTGCCGGTCCTCGAACCCGCAAAGATCCCGACGACTCTCGGCAGTGGCGATGGGCCCGTGTTGGATGTCACGTTGGACGTCGCGCTGGAAGCTGGGGCGAGCGAGCGCGTCACGCTGTCTTCGGCTTCGATGGGCAACCCGCACGCGGTAGTGGTGGTCGACAACGTCGACACTACAGCGGTTCACGAGTTGGGCAGCGCAATCGAGAGGCATTCCGCGTTTCCAAATCGCGTAAACGTCGAGTTCATCGAGATCGTGGATCGCAGTCGCTTTCGTCAACGCACCTGGGAGCGCGGTACCGGTGAGACGTTGGCTTGTGGCAGCGGTGCTTGCGCGGCGGCCGTCGTCAGCATGTTGCGCGGCGTAGTAGATCGAAAGGTCGTGGTTGAACTGCGCGGAGGTGAACTCGAAATCGCCTGGGCGGACGATCAATCTCCGGTTTTGATGACGGGCCCAGCCCAGCATGTATTTGCGGGAAGCATCCCGCTCGAGGAGGCGTAATCATGTTCGAAGGCGTCTTTACTGCACTCGTCACCCC
Encoded here:
- a CDS encoding diaminopimelate epimerase; this encodes MSSPSKSVPFTKMHGAGNDVIILDAIRDVMPEDLGAFSRRISHRQFGIGADQILVVRESQNADFRMEIFNADGSQVEMCANGIRAFYKYLRDHGHTDADEISVETLSGVVRPRWAGEGMVRVDMGLPVLEPAKIPTTLGSGDGPVLDVTLDVALEAGASERVTLSSASMGNPHAVVVVDNVDTTAVHELGSAIERHSAFPNRVNVEFIEIVDRSRFRQRTWERGTGETLACGSGACAAAVVSMLRGVVDRKVVVELRGGELEIAWADDQSPVLMTGPAQHVFAGSIPLEEA